TGTTAAAACTGCCTGCCACAATTCTTCAGTAATTGCCCGCAGTGTTTTGGTTATCCATTAAGTGCAGACACTCATTTACTCATCAAAGGTCCTCGTTACGAGAGGGGCTGTTATGTGAGAGCAGATGTTTAATAGTACTctgatggaggatggaggaagcAAAAGAGAAGAGAGTGTCACACAGGGCGTTATGAAGTTAATCATTACTATCTTGACTTTTTTATCACCTTGTTAAACTCTCAGATGCTGCTTAACGCACATGAGGTGACGAAATGAATGATTAACAGATGCAAAGTGGCACTGGAACGTTATGTTTACACAGCTACAATCAAATAAGGGATAAAGATACCATCCAGGGCAGTcaatctactttttttttatcagttgaCATTTAGAGCTCAGTCACACAATGTTTTAGCTAAACATGCAGTACTGTGGAAAAGTTTTAGATGTTGAGATTCGTATCCATCACGCAAAACCATCAAGGAGgcatctgattggtcccaaTCTGCAggatgacaatgaccccaaacatacagccagagtcataaataactatcttcagcaacaagaacaaggagtcctgcaacagatgatgctgttttaaaggcaaagcgtGGTAacatattgatttcatttaggtttcttctgtttactgaactttgtatgaagttaaatgataaataaaaactattcatgacATTTAAAGCATTCTCGCTTCACTTTTAGTGTCTAAAACTACACAGGACTTTGTCATCGGTTTCTTGTTTTTAGTCATTGTTGAAGTTTAGACCTGAAGCAGCATGTTCTACCTATGTAGTTAAATATAGCTAACAGCTGCATAATAATCACACTTTTCCGCTTTGATCGGATCTTTTCGTCTTTCACTCACTTCTCAGAGCTGTCTGTTCGTTTTACATTTAGTCCCGACTCCTGCAGAAGCCCCAAACAAGAATCTTTTAATGTGAGCTTtttcagaacaggaaataaaaagatttGGTGGAAACTGCAACCTTGGATGCACTatttaaagagaaagaaacagagacagaacagcatgtttgtttctttgtgtgcaagtggaaaaaaaaaagaagttaaagagAAGCTGTGCTGTTCATGGACCTACAGAAAAACAGGCTGAAGGGCGTAGCTGGACATTGAATTCTGTATTGATTAGTGTCAGACCATGAGCTATAAATTCTCCCTTAGTTAGAAATGAAATCAATAGGTAATTAGTTTCTTGTTGAAATTACCAGGCCCCCCCCCGTGTCTTTATGTTAGTAACCCAAACACTATCGGATCACATTCTTTACTATCCCTACCCAATCTTTATGCTGTCTAGGACACTGGGTGCTTCATTGAAGGGCTAAAAGTTTAGGAAATACACTTAAAACCCTGGTTTTCATTAGCTTTACTGTCTTGTCCAAATGTCTGTCAAAAACTTCCTGGATGCTTGTCGTTACTATGATTTTTTTAGtgagtttttcagttttttttttatgtgttaagctttagaggtgctggttttttaactttagacagagccaagctagccgTTTCctgctgtttccagtctttatgctaggctAAGATAACTGGCTGTAGCCTCATATTTAGCATAGTAAAATACACGGTTTAGATAATCCAGCTAATATAGCTAAACTGCTTGTTTAgaacctgtctgattgtctgactgcttgtgtttcttgcctcGTCAGACTTTTTTGTATCAATTTGTCATGTTCCCAGATGTCAGCAGTTACTTTTTAggtaaaatgttatcataagTATTAGAagtgatggccaaaactacagaAATTAAACCCATGCTGTAATAAACCAAAATCTTCCCTTAAAATCCAGACCATTTTAAGTTATTCTCAccatgtttgtgtaaaataaatattgatgaaAGCTACAGTAGATAATACAGaaggtatttttttattatatcagCCCCTCCAGGAGCATCTGTTTCAAAAATTTTCCGTGGAGGCTGAAGACGTCTGCAGCCCTGAGTCTTCCCGCTGTGCCTCTCACTGCGCGTCATTCTTCAttactctgtctctgtctcgcagtctgtctcctctgctcttcacCCTTCGCCGCCTCGTGTGTTGCCTGCTCCATGACGCACCAACACAGATTTTGCCTGGCATTACGTTAATCAGATAGATTAACTGCCAgtattgtgtttttcctttgtaTCATCCCGTGCATCAGTGCATGACGTGCTGTCACTCCTTTTCCGTAAAGATCAGATTCAGGAGCCGACAGCGGCAAGAGTTTGATAATTCTCACCACAACACAGGCAGCGCAGGAAATATGATTTGGTCTTAGTTGTTGAATAATACAATAGTTGTTTTACCTTAGGGTTTAAGATGTCTCATGATTGTATTTTCTGACCtaagctgcttttttttctttctttttttgcttctcAGGCGGGAAGCCCAACTTCAGTCAATGCTCCATGCAGCTTCTCAAGGACGTCCGTGTCTCCTTCCAGCCAGGACATCTGCAGGTACAACCCACCTCAACCTCTCTTCATTCTTACTGCCAGTGCTGTCATTTATGTGTATCTATTTATCAGCCCATTACTGGTGAGCCTTGTCAGTGAGCAATGTTGGGTTACCCATCACAGTGTGCAATGCAGTGTTACTTTGTGGTGTAGTGCTGTAAAATGGGTTTTATAGTAACATGGGTCATTCAGTGTTGCTCATTTTCAGGCACACTTTCCTCTTTTcaattttcctttgttttcaaAAGCATGATGTCTtttccatttctctttttttgtcctttccCTTTCCTTTTCCTGCTGTCCTTCACCATCATTGTCTATTACATGGTCCTCTTTCATTAAACACACGTTCACAAACACTCTCACACCAGCAGTCAGGATCAGGACTGTCAGAAGCAGACGGCTGTGGTACTTTTGAATTCTAACGGTAAAACCTGCCAAGGTTCAGGAGGTATTTCAGTGACCACCCTCTGCACAGACGCCCTACCAGCCTCCAAACACACCAAACAACGAGACTGGCTCTCTCTGCTCCGCCCTTCCTCTGTCAACATCCGCCCCAACGGCTCCCTCAGGTTTTCAGTGTCTCTGAACGATGTGGGCCAGCGTGTGGACAGTCTCTGTCGCGGTCTGCACTTTATAGATCGCACCTGCTCTGAGGGAGAGCTGGAGCTGAAGCCCGAGCCCGCTCAGCCGCCCGGCTCAGATCGAAGGGCGCACACGCTAAACGGCAAGCTGGTTGCGGCACCTGCACACCAGAACCCAAACCCAGCCTTCTCGACACACGCCCACCCCCACCTCGTCCCCTCCTTCACTAACAACTACAAATACATGTTGGGCGTACCTCCCAGTAATTTTCTCCCACCTGATTCTGCTGTtactgcccctcctcctcctctttccaaCACCCACCTCCACcctcatcaccaccatcactcCCCGAGCTCCAACTTCCTCCGTCTTCTCCTCCCCTTCTCTCGATCCTCTACCTCGGCCAGCCTGCAGTGCTCTGAGCTGGGCAGCTACGCCTCCCACCTCCACATCACCAAGTCCTCCAGCGCCCTGCTGGCTGGCAGTGAGTCAGGGTTTGCCCCTGACGACCTACTGGGAGATGATGATGTGTTTGAGGAGGAACAGCCCCATCCAGCTCGAAAGGGAACAAGCCAGCTGGCAACCCCAAGTACAAGCACTGTGGCAGGTGCTCTTCTAGCCCCCCTGTGCTATATGGATGAGGACAGCGACCTGGACTGCTGCCCGTCCCCTTTGTCA
This genomic interval from Thunnus thynnus chromosome 14, fThuThy2.1, whole genome shotgun sequence contains the following:
- the LOC137197543 gene encoding uncharacterized protein, with protein sequence VHKHSHTSSQDQDCQKQTAVVLLNSNGKTCQGSGGISVTTLCTDALPASKHTKQRDWLSLLRPSSVNIRPNGSLRFSVSLNDVGQRVDSLCRGLHFIDRTCSEGELELKPEPAQPPGSDRRAHTLNGKLVAAPAHQNPNPAFSTHAHPHLVPSFTNNYKYMLGVPPSNFLPPDSAVTAPPPPLSNTHLHPHHHHHSPSSNFLRLLLPFSRSSTSASLQCSELGSYASHLHITKSSSALLAGSESGFAPDDLLGDDDVFEEEQPHPARKGTSQLATPSTSTVAGALLAPLCYMDEDSDLDCCPSPLSEKTGPLSPYSLSGDCCRWVTFWMV